The genomic DNA TCCCTCTAGACTGGATGTTCCACGAGGGTCACTGCCATCACACCAGTCCAGAGACACAGTTGAGACCCTAGTTACATGAATTAATGATGCTGAACAGCTCAGACAAGCTATTCAGAAGATGGAGGTGGTGGTCATAACACCCTAGCTTCCCCTGCGGTGTGCGGTGGGAAAACGTCTCAGTGACTTCCTAGGATTAGTCTCTTAgcagacaaatatttattggtccAGAAACCGGAGGTGCTCTTAAATGGGAAAAATCACATTAGGAATAGCAGGCAGGATACCCCCAGATAAGCATTCCCCTAAGTAAGCCCTGTCCTTGGCTAGGCAACCTCTTCTAGTCTTACAGAATGCCTCCCCTCATCATCAGCTGCCCCTGGTATTGAGGTACCCACCTGCCAGCTCCCTGTTTCAAGGAAATAGAGCATCAAAGACCTTAGTGGCTTCAACATGAGCATAAACATTaccagctgccagagaggatgACGTCAAATCCAGGCCTGGCTGGCCATGGCCTTGGAGAGGCTCCCTGCGTGGAGAGGCCTGGTGCCCTGGGGATCACTGTGAGAGGCAGCACAGGCTGGGAACTGCCAGTTCAGTACCCCGAGGACACATTTGATGGTTCTGTCCATTCTCAAGGACCCCAtgacttgaaatatttttctttcccaaccCACTGATGTCAGAAATCAAATAGCTATTCCTTTTCTTGCTGATCCCTTTTTAGGAGCGTCAGATCAGCATGAACTTGGCAGGGTGACCTCTTGGACTTGATATCATTATACCTAAAGCAAAGCCTGTATGGCTTTGAGGTTAAAAGAGCTGGCTTGAGTCCCAGACTGCCTGGTTCCACCACTTGCCTAAAGATTTCTGACTTTGGACAATTTCCTGGGGTCATGGTTTACTTATATGAGAAGTGGGTAAAATAGTGTCTAATTCACAGGATCTTGGTTGGGATTAATGTATACTCAGTGAGTGCCTATCATGTACCAAGTGCTGGGGTCATACTGGTGAACAAAACATAGTCCCTGCCCCGTGGTGTTTGGTGCAGGAAAGCagacaataaattaataaatatttaatatatcagATGGTGGTAAGTGCCATGCAGATAGGTAAGGTACAGTCAGGAGGATAAAGTGTCAGGGTGGGAAGGAGTTCTTTCACTTCAGGGTGGTCTGGAAAGGCCTTTCTGATAAGCTGACTTCTGAGCACATCCTTGAGTGAAATAAGGAAGCAATTCATGGGGCCACCTAGGAGAAACCTCTTCCAGGGAGAAGAAATGAGCATGTGCAAAAGTCCTGAAGAAGGAGCATGCGTGGCATGTCCAAGGGGAAAGGCAAGAAGGCCAATGTAACTGGAGTGAAATGGGCAAAGGGGCAAATAGAAAGGATGATGTGAGAGATGTGGCCAGGGGCAGGGTGTATAGGACCTGGTATCTTACTCTAAGGATTTTGGTATTTACTCTGAGTGAGATGGGAGTCATGGGAGGATTCTGAGCCAAGGGGGAAGATGAACTGTTTTAAAGGATCCTCTGACTGCCATGTAGCAAATAGACTGTATGAGGACTAGGTAGCAGGGAGACCAGCTAGGAGGCTGTTGCAGTTGTCCAGGTGAGGGATGACAACATCTTTCATCACACTGGTAGTGGCGGGTGGTAGGAAttggtcagattctggatacaCCTGAAGGAAGAGCTGGTAGGATTTGCTGATGAATTGgatataaagtgtgtgtgtgtgtgtgtgtgtgtgtgtgtgtgtgagagagagagagagagagagagagagagagagagagagagatagaggagagttaaagatgaggggcacctgggtggcttagtcagttgagtatccgactttggctcaggtcacaatctcacggttcatgagtttgaaccttgcatctggctctctgctgtcagtgcagagcctgctttggatcctctgtccccccctctggctgcccctcccccattcatgcttgtgtgtgtgtactctctctctccctccaaaaataaacattaaaaaaaagtgactccAAAGTGTTCACTAAGTGAGGCGAGGAAGACAACTTGTATAAAGTGTTTATGAATCATGATATGGGCACAAAATAAATGTCCCAAAAATATTAGCTATTCTTTGTATtgatgatttgcatttcctggacTGTCTAAACTGTCACAGGCTTTGGAAATGTTGAGCTTACCTGGCAATAAGATCATAAGCATCATGCCTAACTATGTGCTGTGAGCCACGCCCATGATAGAATCTTTACGTAGCAGTACCACTGTGCAAAGTGTATGAAAGCcctatgagaaaatgaatacttgttgaatttttaatgtatctcagacatttttcatttaatcctttctcCATCACTAGAATGGAAGTTACATGAGAGATCTTATACCTGGTTTGTACTGCTacacatgcctggcacatagtagttccttagttaatatttattagatGAAATCTCATTGTTATAGTTGGAAGTTGAGTAACTTCCCGAGGTGGAGCTGGgttctgataaatatttattggataaagGGTTGAATACATGGGTATTACATTACCAttttagaaaagaggaaacagcTAGTGGCAGACCAAAGATTTCCTGACCCTTCAGCATGGATGTTTTCCATGGCCACACTTTGGGGCCTCATATACTCTTTGGCTGTGTTTGAGGATACCTAGGAATTTGATGATCCTGACATTATCATATGGTGTACCATAATTTGTAAAAACCCTGGATTGCTCAAAGATCTAATGGTAGGTCAGACTGTGATGCTGTAGTAACACAATTCTAAATTTTTGTCTTCATGAAACTGCATAGACTTacagcattcattttttttaagaatctttatttttgagagagagagagagagagagagagagagagagagagagagcgcaggggaggaacagagagagaaggaaacacagaattcgaagcaggctccaggctctgagctgtcagcacagagcctgatgtggggctcgaacccatgaaccgtgagatcatgacctgagccgaagtcggacacttaactgagccacccaggtgcccctcattttatctcatttgcccaaggtcacatggctgtaAGGGATGGAAACCAAATGTGAATTCAGTCTTCCCACACCAGAGCCCCTGTTTGTTCCCCCTATTCAGGGGTTTTTAACCTGGGGCACAAGTTCTGTTAGGGGGGTCTCCAGATGTACTTTATGCTATCTTCTTCCCCCAACACCGTGTGCTTACGAGCAGGTGCATTTTTGGGGAGAAAGGGTTCACAGCTTTCATTACATTCTCCAAGGGGCCTATGATCCAAAGGTTTACTTTCACTTTATCTTagtatctttttctgttttttgttttgtttgttgttgttgttgttgttgttgttgttgttgtttttaaaccccaaatttattctctcacagttctggaggctagaagtccaaaatcaaggtgttagcagggccaTGATCCCTTTGAACTGCCTCTATAGGGAAAAATCCATTCCAtgtctcttctagcttctggtggttgccagcttctctttttttgtggccacatcactccaatctctgcctcagtcttcacactgccttctcctctattattgttattttaacttttatttttaaaactgcttttagatgagaaggaagaaaaaggaaggaagaagtgggggaagggggttgtagagacaaaacagatgccAATTTTTGTTTCCAGAGTTTCAAGGGAGAGAAGGCTAACATGACTAAAGAAGCCACAAATTAAGGATGTTGAGGCAGGATCAGAATCCAATCTTCTGGCACCAATTCCAGGGCTCCTTCTGGTTCCCGTtactactcattcattcattcattcactcgttcattcaacaaatttgtattgagcacctgctacGTTCCAGGTACCATGCCAGGCTCTGGGAATGCTGCTGTGGCAAACTCTGGCATCACAGAGTTCATATTCTAGTAGGGAAGACAGATAAAGTAATAATGATGACGACTATTATGTCAAGTGCGATTAAAAATGACGTCACAGGACGGGGAGGAATGGGAACGGCATTTGAGATGGGATGTTCTGAGCTCAGAACTTCCAGTTGCTGTCTACGGACTCCAACGAAGACAGCGCTCCCGGATGCCAGAGCGCGCTTCATAAACCTCTCCCACTTCGCCTCGCTTAGCCTCACCAGGGTGGGGACTGTCGGGAGAGGGGCGTGCACACGGAAGGGTCAGAGCGCATGCTCTCTCAAGATCGGTGGCTCTGAGGATTTTGATAGTACGCAGGCTCCTCCAGTTAAGGCGAGAAGGCTCCGCCCAATAGGTGTTTGCTTTTGAGGTTGTGGTCCCGCCCTCCAGCCCACTTTCTACTTCCGCTTCCGGCTCTGAGGCTGTGCAGGTCGAAAATGGCGGTGGCGGCTGCGTCCCGGTTTTCGGGGCTGCTAGGTCGGTCCGGGGCACAGCTGGGGCGGTCCATGTCGAGTGGCGCCCACGGCGAGGAGGGCTCAGGTACTGGAGTTGCGGTCGGCGTGGGGGGCCTCAGCCCCACTCGAGCGAGGCGGGGCCGGACTGTGACCTTGGCCTGGGGCcttgggggtggagggtgagaaACGGGGCGGGCGCCACACCAGGCCTGAGCGGTCGTACCCCCTTCTGCAGCTCGCATGTGGAAGGCCCTCACCTACTTCGTAGCTCTTCCTGGCGTGGGAGTGAGCATGCTGAACGTCTTCCTGAAGTCGCATCACGGAGAGCACGAGAGACCCGAGTTCGTCGCCTACCCCCATCTCCGCATCAGGTCCAAGGTACGCTCTTGTAGGCTCTTCGAGTGTCCGTTCTCCTTTTATTATAAATGCCTAGTGCAGGTTCTTCATTCTCTAAAGTCCTGTGTGCCTGGCGTGTACAACAAtttctcatttaatgctcacaaataaatttgtattttctctggtTTTATGTAAGGGTAACTGAGACTCGGGGGGGGCCACATCTGTTTTTCTTCAAGGTCATATAAAAGTGCccttaagttttccttttttttttttttttttctgattcatccCACCTCTGTCTTCTATACTGTTCTGAAACTGTGGGTTGTATAAGACTTGGAGGTTTGGGAATCTCCCTTACGGAGGCAAAGTCAGAAGGTAATTCACCTTTCTAGGACCTGGGCATTTGGCAGGGTACTAGCTGCATAATGAAGAGACTAACAGCTTCTCTTATTCTTATTTCTGCTAGTTATCTTCTCAACTGCTTTGTCCTTTGCTATTGATATAGATGTAAtcatttgttttccattgtttgttGTAAATATTCTTAACAAAAGACCCTTCTGGCACTTTAATAACTGTTACATCACTTAGCCCAGGTAGGGCTGGCTTTATAGAAACTTAAGCTAGAGTCTTACATTCAGAAtttttgagtctgagccccactcCCACCTGTGTACAGTAGAAGCCATAtagcaggatttctcaacctcagtactgttgacatttggggctggatagtTCTTGTTGGGGCAAGGGGCTATCCTATGAGActtaggatgtttaacagcatccttgacctctacccactagatgccctACCCCAGATGTCTTCAGATATTGCCCAATGTCCCTGGAGGGGCAAAATCATCCAGGGTTGGAAACCATGCTTTTCAAAGGGAGCATGCAAAATAATTGAGGAAGGTAGGTTGCAGTTTCCAGTCCAGGGATTTGTTTTATATCTGGAATGAAGCCCAGAAGTCTGTATTTAAATAAGCATCTCCTCCCCCATACTCCTCTTCCATTCTGATACAGCTGATGTGATTCGTAAAGACAGCACTGATAGACTAGTTGCCAGGTATTGTCTGTCACATACCCTGTATCTTAAGCAGTTCATGGCAGTCTCAACTCTTCTCTGGAATTGCCTAATTGACATCTTCACTCCACAGCCCTTTCCCTGGGGAGATGGTAATCATACTCTATTCCATAACTCTCACGTGAATCCACTTCCGACCGGCTATGAAGATGAATAAAGAGAACCTGGACCATAACCCATTGGGGACCACAGCACTGGTTTGGACCATGACTCTGCACACGGACCAGAAAAGTATATGGGACCTTAAGCTCACCTTCCTTACTTGTATCAAATGATGACCAGTATACTGATCTTCCATCCCTTTGCTATGGCAGGAGATGgcttaaataaataacttagatTGGTCCATGAGCTGGAGTTGCATTCTTTGGTGGTGTTTTTCCCTCAGAAATCAGCATTAATGTTATTTGTTTCTGCCGTGAAGGTTTATGGCCATCATTTATAGGCCTGTAGAAAGTGTTTATATCAGACTTGTCCTTGGTTTCTTATGCCTGGGGTGGGTAAAGCAAAGGGACCATGAATGGAGCTGATTTAAGAATTGAGATTGGGTCTTGACAGATTTTGGGTGGCAAAGATACTGAGTGGCCAGTAGAATACCTGCAATTAATATCTGAAAGCAGTATCTTTGATTCTCTAGAGAAAGTGCTTCCTGTGTCCTAGCCTTCTCTTGTCCCATTCCACCAGCATTTGTTGAAGAATACTCCCAATGGATCATTTTCTCCAAAGGTGTCAAGTTCTCATCTTGGGGTCATCTCTCAGCACCCTGAAGGCTGAAATGGTCAAACTTTTGGAGAAATGAAGGCAGTATGACACATTTCTGCATATACCATTGGCTTTATTTGTTTCTGGAATTAAAACCTTATAGCACTAAGAATTAAGGAGAAACAATAGTAATAGTAACAAAGTCACCCTTAAAGAGCCATTCAttcttcctcaaaatttaaaatctctgaAGTAGCTGAGATAGTTGGAGTCACTTTATGGGGAGGACGAagtcaaaaaagaatgaagaacaatcagaaaaaaatattccctcAGTAGCAATTACAGTGGAAGAACATGGTTGGCTTGGAGCTGGTTTTATTCTTGAGGCTCAATCAGACAGTTGGGTAGTAAAGAGCAAGAGGCTACCAGGTTTTGGTATTGCACAGTACACACAGTAAACTAGTACTGCAGAGGTGAGGCAAATGGAAACACAAGATATGAAAGCCATTTacagtaaggaaaaaaaggatCCCTGCTGTCTTTACCATTTTGTGATCTAACCGCAGCCTGTGCTTGTGCTTCCAAGTCACTATGGAACTGTTGTACTTGTGGCCAGTCTGAGGTCAGAACAGATGTACTTTTTGGCTTGCTGCCTGGCATCCCTCAACTGGGTTCCAATGATCTCTTCTAATCCTTGTATAATGGACTGTAACCagtcaaaaatataaatgtagaatGTCTTGAAATGACATTAAGGACTGGCCATGTTAAATATGAAGTAGTCATTGGTAAATTGGAGAGGATAATAGAATTTTTGCCTTCTGTAAACTGTTTCATACTATATTGGGTATATATGTGTGAACCAAATTACTCAATATATGCAGTTTTGGTGATTACCTGACATTCCAAAGTGTGTAAGTGCTCACCTGATCCTGGCATTTTTTTTGTGCAGTTATATAAGCATATTGTTTGTGTAGCTTACTGTGGGAATAAACTTCAGAAATCAGTGAGGTTTCTAATTGTTATAGCACACTATTTCACTTAGATAAATCTTCACTTTTCACCTTTaagttataaaacaaaactcTCCCTTAGTGTGCATATGGAATATGTGGGGTTACAGTGTAATAGCTGTTCCATAAAGTGCACTGAGTTCTCCAGGGGCAAATAATGAAACTAGATGTTACAATTTATTCCATCTTCATGATTACAGACATTCCAGGGCAGGGTGGATACATGAGGCAAATAAAGCAAACTCTTTAACCTTTTAACCAGATGCAGCATTTTGGCAGTTTTAAGATAATACTGGTTGGCTTAATTGACTTGGGTTGAAAACTGGCAACAGCAGATCTTTGCAATTTAGGATGTTCCTCCATAGTTACTCCATGAAATCTTAATTCCTAAACTACACTGTGAGCTCTGAAATGGTTTTTACTGCAATATTCTTCAAGCTTTCACATCTTAATCTGAAATCTGACACCTCTTTTTAAGGCAGGGAACTCTGTTAAAGCTGTTTTCCTGTTGGCTAACCCAGTCCACCAGCAATCTTAACAGTTCTATAGAAATAAAGCCATGCTCCCAAGCATTGATTAAAACTTGTGCTGGGATCCCTTTTTCAGAGCATTAGCTCCCTGAGAGAAGAGATCCTAACCAATCGTTTCCATGAATAATCCCAGTACAATGTACCTCATGTCCTTCAGAGCAAAACTTAAGAGGTTAGGCAACCCTGATCATCCCGACAAGTCTATCAGTGTTCACATACAAAGGATACTTAAAGCTTATCCCAGATCATAATCCTAAGAAATCATTCAGTTTTAGCACATGGAGTTCCTGCAAGATGCCCGAGTAAGAAATCCTCTCAAAGCAAAGAGTGATGGTTCATCCTCTTACACAATTGAGAGGAAattaaggaggaaagaaaactcCCTCCTAAACTCATCAAATCGATGGCTATTTTAACAGCCTTAACTGACGAAATCCAGTGTCCTCTATTTCCTGATTCGAGGAGTCCATTTTCAAGGAGACTGTCAAGGTCAAGAAGAGCTTTCAGGCTTTTCTTTGCCATGGCCCATGAATTCCAGTCCTTCAATGGGGATCTCCTTCTCCTTTATTGCTTTCTGATGGAAGGAAAAACACATGAAACAGATCTATATGAAGCTTGAGCACCAAACTTTGTAAATACGATGGCACAAAACTAATAAATCAGattggaacaaaacaaaaaacaaaacaaaaaaaaccaacaaccatgATTCAAGACCTGTACTTTTTAAAACC from Prionailurus viverrinus isolate Anna chromosome D3, UM_Priviv_1.0, whole genome shotgun sequence includes the following:
- the LOC125148998 gene encoding cytochrome c oxidase subunit 6A1, mitochondrial yields the protein MAVAAASRFSGLLGRSGAQLGRSMSSGAHGEEGSARMWKALTYFVALPGVGVSMLNVFLKSHHGEHERPEFVAYPHLRIRSKPFPWGDGNHTLFHNSHVNPLPTGYEDE